In Anser cygnoides isolate HZ-2024a breed goose chromosome Z, Taihu_goose_T2T_genome, whole genome shotgun sequence, a genomic segment contains:
- the MLANA gene encoding melanoma antigen recognized by T-cells 1: MPRRNHHLDGNFFRGKGHIYLAVEEALGIGIFILVLAMLFILGCWYYKRRSGYKSLRSKSTSMGTIQTVVGEGRIMDCKMALQEYRNSDSVVPGAPPAYEKIDADQLPPPYSP; this comes from the exons ATGCCCAGAAGAAACCACCATCTAGATGGCAactttttcagaggaaaaggacaCATCTATCTTGCAGTAGAAGA AGCCCTGGGTATTGGAATCTTCATTTTGGTGCTGGCCATGCTATTTATCCTTGGCTGCTGGTATTACAAGAGACGTAGTGGCTATAAAAGTCTACGG AGCAAAAGCACTAGTATGGGCACAATACAAACCGTGGTAGGTGAAGGAAGAATAATGGACTGCAAAATGGCTCTGCAGGAGTACAGAAACTCTGATTCTGTG GTACCCGGTGCTCCACCAGCTTATGAAAAAATTGATGCAGATCAGTTACCACCACCTTATTCACCATGA
- the LOC106046378 gene encoding monocarboxylate transporter 2-like isoform X1: MCVFFLNLCCQGCHFPMRQDLDEPSCPGEYSRIQAVALSHTCTTAPQNRRLAPVASALCVKYSHRAVLVTGGLLPFSGMALGFLGLNMVWMYATTGFLQGLGISFSWTPAISIVSHYFSKKRALANAIASAGECAFAFTFGPFFQWLIGQYGWKGALLIIGGIQLNICVCGVLMRPLKSNCCLEASHSETPPGSGASRIEKEEKSSTTHKTFNWMLVKRPEFVLYAMFGILAAMSFFVPPLFLVPLSYSLGIDESWTASLLSILAMVDFAGRLLCGWYANLHVTKTIHLLTMTITLISTSLMLLPLANNYLSLAIFTGFYGFFFGTTVAVHITVLADVVGMSDFDSALGLFMLIRSTGGFLGPPLAGLIVDMAGDYKAGFYMAGATLVLAAVFLVILDQFQQRSERGSQTNTKPEKSTLPYPSLHFLKLQNRSYQEHDVVV; this comes from the exons atgtgtgttttctttttgaatctGTGTTGCCAGGGCTGTCATTTCCCTATGAGGCAGGATCTTGATGAGCCCTCGTGTCCAGGAGAATACAGCAGAATTCAGGCTGTGGCATTGTCTCACACATGCACCACGGCCCCACAGAACAGAAGACTGG CCCCCGTTGCCAGCGCACTATGTGTAAAATACTCCCATCGGGCAGTTCTGGTCACTGGAGGACTCCTTCCTTTTTCAGGAATGGCACTGGGATTTCTTGGGCTCAACATGGTCTGGATGTATGCAACAACTGGCTTCCTACAGG GACTTGGGATTTCCTTTTCATGGACACCAGCCATTAGTATTGTTAGCcattatttttccaagaaaagagCTTTGGCTAATGCTATTGCCAGTGCTGGAGAATGTGcatttgcatttacatttgGGCCATTCTTCCAGTGGTTGATTGGCCAATATGGATGGAAAGGTGCCCTCTTGATCATAGGTGGCATCCAACTCAATATCTGTGTCTGCGGAGTGCTGATGCGACCCTTGAAAAGCAACTGCTGCCTTGAGGCGAGCCATTCTGAAACACCACCTGGCAGTGGTGCATCTAggatagaaaaagaagaaaagtcttCTACCACCCACAAAACCTTCAACTGGATGCTTGTGAAGAGACCGGAGTTTGTTCTTTATGCCATGTTTGGCATATTAGCTGCTATGAGCTTTTTTGTTCCTCCATTATTTTTAGTTCCACTTAGCTACAGCCTGGGAATAGATGAATCTTGGACTGCCTCCCTCCTATCCATTTTGGCTATGGTGGACTTTGCAGGCAGACTGCTATGTGGGTGGTATGCCAATCTCCATGTTACCAAAACTATTCATTTACTGACAATGACAATTACACTGATCAGCACTTCCTTGATGCTGTTGCCACTGGCTAACAATTACTTGTCCTTGGCAATATTCACTGGCTTCTATGGATTCTTCTTTGGCACAACAGTCGCCGTTCATATTACAGTGCTAGCGGATGTTGTGGGCATGTCAGATTTTGACAGTGCTCTAGGGCTTTTCATGCTCATTCGAAGCACTGGAGGTTTTCTGGGGCCTCCTCTTGCTG gtctGATTGTGGACATGGCTGGAGATTACAAAGCAGGCTTCTACATGGCAGGAGCCACTCTTGTCCTAGCAGCtgtatttttagttattttagaTCAATTTCAACAAAGAAGTGAAAGAGGAAGTCAGACTAATACTAAACCAGAGAAGTCAACATTACCATACCCTTCTCTCCATTTCCTGAAACTTCAGAACAGAAGTTATCAAGAACATGATGTAGTGGTGTGA
- the LOC106046378 gene encoding monocarboxylate transporter 13-like isoform X2: protein MEKVHAKESSPPDGGYGWVVVVSAFMVMGLTAAVLKTFGLFFVEIQEHFDELASTISWITSVTIATFHLGAPVASALCVKYSHRAVLVTGGLLPFSGMALGFLGLNMVWMYATTGFLQGLGISFSWTPAISIVSHYFSKKRALANAIASAGECAFAFTFGPFFQWLIGQYGWKGALLIIGGIQLNICVCGVLMRPLKSNCCLEASHSETPPGSGASRIEKEEKSSTTHKTFNWMLVKRPEFVLYAMFGILAAMSFFVPPLFLVPLSYSLGIDESWTASLLSILAMVDFAGRLLCGWYANLHVTKTIHLLTMTITLISTSLMLLPLANNYLSLAIFTGFYGFFFGTTVAVHITVLADVVGMSDFDSALGLFMLIRSTGGFLGPPLAGLIVDMAGDYKAGFYMAGATLVLAAVFLVILDQFQQRSERGSQTNTKPEKSTLPYPSLHFLKLQNRSYQEHDVVV, encoded by the exons ATGGAAAAGGTGCATGCCAAAGAGAGCAGTCCACCAGATGGCGGCTATGGATGGGTTGTGGTGGTGTCAGCCTTCATGGTGATGGGCCTGACTGCTGCTGTTCTCAAGACTTTTGGTCTGTTCTTTGTTGAAATCCAGGAGCACTTTGATGAGCTTGCAAGCACCATTTCCTGGATCACGTCAGTAACTATTGCCACTTTTCATTTAGGAG CCCCCGTTGCCAGCGCACTATGTGTAAAATACTCCCATCGGGCAGTTCTGGTCACTGGAGGACTCCTTCCTTTTTCAGGAATGGCACTGGGATTTCTTGGGCTCAACATGGTCTGGATGTATGCAACAACTGGCTTCCTACAGG GACTTGGGATTTCCTTTTCATGGACACCAGCCATTAGTATTGTTAGCcattatttttccaagaaaagagCTTTGGCTAATGCTATTGCCAGTGCTGGAGAATGTGcatttgcatttacatttgGGCCATTCTTCCAGTGGTTGATTGGCCAATATGGATGGAAAGGTGCCCTCTTGATCATAGGTGGCATCCAACTCAATATCTGTGTCTGCGGAGTGCTGATGCGACCCTTGAAAAGCAACTGCTGCCTTGAGGCGAGCCATTCTGAAACACCACCTGGCAGTGGTGCATCTAggatagaaaaagaagaaaagtcttCTACCACCCACAAAACCTTCAACTGGATGCTTGTGAAGAGACCGGAGTTTGTTCTTTATGCCATGTTTGGCATATTAGCTGCTATGAGCTTTTTTGTTCCTCCATTATTTTTAGTTCCACTTAGCTACAGCCTGGGAATAGATGAATCTTGGACTGCCTCCCTCCTATCCATTTTGGCTATGGTGGACTTTGCAGGCAGACTGCTATGTGGGTGGTATGCCAATCTCCATGTTACCAAAACTATTCATTTACTGACAATGACAATTACACTGATCAGCACTTCCTTGATGCTGTTGCCACTGGCTAACAATTACTTGTCCTTGGCAATATTCACTGGCTTCTATGGATTCTTCTTTGGCACAACAGTCGCCGTTCATATTACAGTGCTAGCGGATGTTGTGGGCATGTCAGATTTTGACAGTGCTCTAGGGCTTTTCATGCTCATTCGAAGCACTGGAGGTTTTCTGGGGCCTCCTCTTGCTG gtctGATTGTGGACATGGCTGGAGATTACAAAGCAGGCTTCTACATGGCAGGAGCCACTCTTGTCCTAGCAGCtgtatttttagttattttagaTCAATTTCAACAAAGAAGTGAAAGAGGAAGTCAGACTAATACTAAACCAGAGAAGTCAACATTACCATACCCTTCTCTCCATTTCCTGAAACTTCAGAACAGAAGTTATCAAGAACATGATGTAGTGGTGTGA